A segment of the Desulfitobacterium dehalogenans ATCC 51507 genome:
AGATGAGCTCGGTATTGCCGTCAGAGTCAATGTCAAAGACGTATTTTTGCTCTGTTAACTGGGCGGAGCTGACCCCCAGGTTAATCACCAGAGGATCGATGGTCACAGCACCTCCGGCCCGGAAGCTGATGTTGTTTTGATAAGCAAAGCTGCGGCTCATATTCAACTGAAGTTGCAGATTGATGGTCTTGCCGTCCGTAGTGGTCACCTGGCCTTGGGCGGAAAAGGACATGGACTGCTCTTCGGTATACTCTTCCCTGGATTCGAAGATGATGCCCCAGTTTTGATTGGGAATTCGGTTGGGGGAAAAGGGAAGATTGCCCGGATCATTGAGGACGAGCTTTTTGGGCACCAAGAAGTGCATCTTCTTGCCGGTGATGGCTTCAAGCATGATTAGGAGCAGGTCCAGCTTGCGCCTGTCCTCTTCACTCATGTCCAAGCTGATCTCTTGGGATCGATGGACATTGGAAGCAGGACTTTGCAGGCCTTTAAGCGAATCAGATAAATCAAGAATGTCTGCATTCTCCAGGCTAAGGGTCGGCTTTCCGGCGACATCTTTGCCCAGCCAGCCCTGCAGGGTGACATCCTTTTTGTAACTCTCAGAATACTTGGATTCCCCTGCCATGACGATGGACGAGTTTTGAATTTTCATAGGGCGACCTCCTTGTCTTTAATTTCATCCTTAAAAAACCCTTATCTATGTTATCGGAATATTACCGGCAATACTTGACAGTATTTAGGAGGGGTTTATAAAATTTAGAAGTAAATGACAATGGAGAAGGATTCAAGGTAATAATAAAGAATAAATGGTATACAATGGAAGAGGAGGAATAGATATGAACTTTCTTGAACTGGCTCAAAAAAGAAGAAGTCTGCGGAGTTATCTCCCGAACCCGGTAGAGCAGGAGAAGCTGGAGTATGTCTTGGAATGCGCCCGTTTGGCTCCCTCCTGGAAAAATCTCCAGTGCTGGCGTTTTATCGTGGTAGAGGATGAGGCCTCACGGCAAGAGCTGACCACGGCCTATGCAGAGACCAACCCCGGACGCAAAGCGTTGCTCCAGGCCCCTCTTATTGTGGTGCTCTGCGGGGTGCCATCGGAGTCCGAGGTCTGGGAAGGCAAGGACTATATGATGCTGGATGCGGGATTGGCCATGGAACATTTGATCCTGGCGGCTGCCGAGCAGGGGCTGGGAACCTGTTGGCAGGGTCTGTTCTCTGAAGATAAGGTGCGGGAGATCCTAAAGGTTCCCGAAAATGTCCGCGTCTTAGCTATGACTCCCTTGGGTTACCCGGCGGAGGAAAGAAATCCAAGACCTCGCAAAGACATGTCGCAGATCGTATTTAAGGGGACCTGGGGAGAAAATAATTAGGAGCAGGATAATATGCCTTCGTCTTTGAAGCTGGGAAAAACGATTATTCCTTATGAAGAAAGAAAAAGCCCTCGGACTAAGCGGATTTCTATACGCATTACGCCGGAAAAGGTCAGAGTATCTGCTCCCGTACGTACCTCCAAGGGTGAAATTCAGGCCTTCATTGAGAAGAATCAGGAGTGGATCTTGGAGAATTGGCTCAAGCTTCAAGAAACGGCGGTCAAGCCCCTGCGGGTGTATGAGACGGGTGAAAAGGTTTCCTATCTGGGGAAAGAGCTGAACCTGGAGATCATGGATACACCTCATAAAATGATCAGTGCCTTTTACAGAAAGGACCTTGAAACCTTAGAGATCAAGATGCCTCAGGAACTTCAGGGAGAGCAGCGGCAAGAGGCTGTTCGGGAGATTCTTGAGAAGTGGTATAAACAGAAGGCCCGGGCGGTGTATCTCCAGAAGCTCAATTTCTGGAGCTGCCAAATGGGAGTAACCTATAACCAGTTCCGCTTAAAAGAGCAAAAAACCCGCTGGGGGAGCTGCTCCAGTCTGGGCAATATCAATCTGAACTGGCGGGCTATCATGGCTCCGGAGCCGGTGCTGGATTATCTGGTGATTCATGAGCTTTCCCATCTTCTCTATCTGAATCATTCACCGGATTTTTGGGAGAATGTAGCCCGTTATTGTCCGGAGCATGCTGTTCATCGCCGATGGCTGCGGGAAAAGGGCCATAGTCTGGTTATTTAATCCCAAAGTGACAGGAGAGGGCATCAGCAAGGAAGTGCGGACTTGAATCGATCAGTTGGGTGAATATAGTGACTATATACCGACTGCTGTAGCATTTGAGCCCCAGTATATCGGCGTCGCAAGGGACGAACTGAAAAAATATGGATCAGAATATACATAGAGTTTATGGATACCATCTGTTGTTTTTTAACTTCAGGTGGTTTTTATTTTTGGTTACCAACTGGAATTATTGACGCTTTGTAGCTGTAGAGAGAAATATTGCTAAATCCTAGTTCATGATGAATTCATAAAACAAAGCTAAGATTAGTTTCGAATTTAAAAATTAAATTGGAGGTCATTAATTAATGAGCAAAAAAAGAAACACTAAGTTCAAATGGATAGTAACCGGTATGATAGCTGTGGTTATCGTTGGAGTAGCAATGACCGCTTTAATGAAACCTGCCCCCTTAGCCTATGAAAGTGTGGTTGCTAAAACTGGGGACATCACCACCTATTACTCTTTTTCCGGGAATGTGGAAACAAAAGACCGTCAGACTGTGACTGCTGATAAGATGATGCAAGTCTCGGAAATCAAAGTAAAAGAAGGAGATTTGGTTGAAGAGGGAACCGTCTTAATCAAAACCACATCAGGAGAGGAAATTAAAGCCAAAATCCGCGGTGAAGTTGCTCATCTTAATGTGGATGAGAAGGCCCAGGTTATGGCAGGTACCCAATTATTAGAAGTAGTCGATTATGATAACCTTGAAATTCAGGTTAAGGTCGATGAATACGACATTGCCTCCTTAGACAAAGGTAAAGAAGCATCCATCAAAATCGGGGCAATAAACAAAGAAATCAAAGGAAAGATCCGCTCCATTTCAAAAGAGGGACAGATTATCAATGGAGTAACTTTCTTCACAGCAACCATCGATCTTGAAAAAGCTGAAAATATTCGTATCGGCATGTCGGCAGAGGTGAAGGTGGTAAGTAATGAAGTTAAGGGTGTCATTACCTTGCCCATGACGGCGATTCAATTTGATGAGAATAACAAGCCCTACGTTTTTAAAAATGGGGAAAAGGATACTGTGGTAAAGGCTGATATAGAGACAGGAATCAATGATGGCACAACGGTCGAAGTCAAAAGCGGTGTTGTCAGTGAAGAAAAGATTCTTTATAAAAAAGCTGCTGCCACGCTAGGGACGGATTTCTCCAGAGGAGGGATGAATAGACCTGGAGGTGAGGAGTAATGGCTGAAGTTCTTAAGATGCAAAATATTTTCAAAAAATACATTATGGGTGAGGAAGAGCTGGAGGTCTTGCATAACGTTAATTTAGCGGTGAACTCGGGTGAGTTTCTATCGATACTTGGTCCGTCAGGTTCCGGTAAATCGACGATGATGAATATCATTGGCTGTCTGGATGTACCGACAGCTGGGGAATATCTGCTTTCTGGCCATAATATTGATGATCTGGATGAAACCGAACTGGCCGCCATAAGAAATAAGGAAATTGGCTTTGTCTTCCAGAATTTTCAGCTTTTGCCGCGCTTAAGTGCACTTCAAAATGTAGAACTGCCCTTAATCTATGCGGGCATCCCAGCCACGGAAAGAAAACAAAGGGCAATGAAAATGCTGGAGCAGGTAGGATTAGCCGATAAAATGAAAAATCTGCCGAATCAGCTCTCAGGGGGTCAGCAGCAAAGGGTTGCTATTGCACGGGCACTGGTTACCGAGCCGACGATTCTCCTGGCGGATGAACCCACAGGCGCCTTAGATCAAAAGACGGGCGCTCAGGTCATGGAGCTTTTCGAAGAGCTTAACCATGAAGGAAGAACCATTATTATGATTACTCACGATATCGGTATTGCTCGTCACGCCCAACGAGTTGTCAATATTTTGGATGGTTATTTAACTGAACAGGAGGTGTAATAGGTGCTGCTTGAAAGTATAAAAATGTCTTATGAAAACATTGTTAGAAATAAACTACGTTCCTTTTTAACAATGCTGGGAATCGTCATCGGAGTGGCATCGATTATCGCCTTGATTACTATTGTTCAGGGGGCAACCAACAGTATCAGCAATCAGGTTACGGAGCTTGGCGCAAATAAAATCATAGTCAATGTCATGGGAACTCCGCTGAAACAGGGGCTTAATGATGAAGATCTAAGGAACATTTCTCAAGTCGAAAATATAAGTGGTGTATCCCCAACGATTTCGGGAAAGACTGGAATTATCACCGACGGCAAGGTCCTTGAGAACGTAACCGTTCAGGGTAAAAATGAGGTTTACTTTCAAACGGATTCCAGCTTGCTGCAAAGTGGAAGGCCCATCAATGTTTTGGACTTAGCGAGCAAAAACCAAGTTGCGATTATTGGCAGTGATATTGTCAATGAGCTCTATTACGGGGTGGACCCTATCGGTAAAGAGCTGGTTGTGAACGGGACAACCTATTCTGTAATTGGCACCCTTAAGGCCTCGAGCGGATTTAGTATGGGTTCCAATAATGACTCGGTGGTCATCCCCTATACAACGGCTTTGCGTAGTTTAGGGGTAAAGAATATTTCCAGTTTAGATGTATTTCTGGAGGATGCGACCCTGGCTGACGATACGGTAACGGAAATCAAAGGGGTACTCCATCCGGCTTTTAACTATAAGGATGATGCTTACACTATTTTCAATATGGGAGATATGATTGAATCCTTTGAAACGATGATGTCCATGATGTCGATGCTCCTTGCCGGAATTGCGGGGATATCCCTGGTGGTGGGCGGTATTGGCATTATGAATATGATGCTGGTATCCATCACTGAGCGAACGATGGAAATTGGTTTGCGCAAAGCTTTAGGAGCCACACCAAACAGAATTCAGCTGCAATTTGTGATCGAGTCAATATTCCTGTCCATCGTCGGTGGCGTTATAGGATTAGTGCTGGGAGCTCTTATTGCTTACGGTGCATCCCTATTGATTGGAACAGAATTCGCTATTTCGATCGCAACGATTGCGCTTGCGGTAGGGTTCTCTGGTGTAGTGGGAATTGTCTTTGGATATGCTCCGGCAAGGAAAGCAAGTCGACTGAATCCGATTGATGCTCTGCGAAGCTTATAAGAATAAGGTTTTTTACTCATAAATTTTAGCCCCTAATGGTTTTTAGGGGTTAAGAAAGGATGTAGATATGGTCAATATATTAGTCGTTGATGATAACGAGAGTATCCGAAGGCTCATGAAAACCTATTTGATTCGTGATGGCTACAATGTGTTTATTGCTGCCGATGGATTAGAAGCTTTGGACTTATTGGCTCAAGAGCATATTGATCTTATCATTTTAGATATCATGATGCCCCATATGGATGGTTATACCTTGGCCAAGGAACTGAGAGCATTGCAGTATAACCTACCGCTGCTCATGATTACGGCTAAAGAAACCATCGAAGATAAGAAAAAAGGTTTCGCAGTGGGAACCGATGACTATATGGTCAAACCTATTGATTTTGATGAAATGCTGCTTCGGGTAGCGGCTTTGCTTCGTCGGGCCAAAATTTCCAATGAGAATAAAATTGTGATCGGCGACATCACCCTTGATTATGAGACATTAACAGTAACGACGAAGACAGAAACCATTATGCTTCCCCAAAAGGAGTTTTACTTATTATTTAAACTACTGAGTTATTCTAAAAGAATCTTTACACGGCAGGAGTTAATGGATGAAATATGGGGGTTTGATAGCGATACCGATGAACGAACAGTTGATGTTCATATTAAAAGGCTTCGGGAGAAGTTCGATAAATATGAAGAGTTCAAAATCATCACGGTGAGGGGACTGGGCTATAAGGTGGAAAAGTTTTAATGAAAAAACGTTTCTATTTAAAATCGATTTACACGAAATTTGCACTTATATTCTTGGGAATTTGGTGGTTCTTAAATTCCCTAACCTTTTGGATTGTCATGGGAATCATGAGAAATAGTGCTTTTACGGAATTGGCTATAGATCGCATGGAGTTTTTCGCAGAATTTCAGAGGATACGGTTTGCCACCGGGTTAACTTTTCAAATTAGTGCAGTGACCGGCACAATCATTATTTTATTAGCGGTAAGAAGAATCGTAAAACCAATTCAGCTTATTTCCGAAGCCTCTAAAGAGGTGGCCAAGGGTAACTTTAATACCCAAGTGAATATAAAACGTAACGATGAAATTGGGCGATTAGCTGCGGATTTTAATCTAATGGCCAAGGAACTTAGGAGCATCGACACGATTCATAAGGATTTCGTCTCTAATGTTTCCCATGAATTTAAAACACCCATTACTTCGATCAAGGGGTTCGCTAAACTCATTCAAGAAGGGCAATTATCCGAGGAGCAACTGAAGGAATATAGCGATACTATTGTGAATGAAAGTGAAAGGTTATCCTTGCTGTCTTCCAATTTATTAAGGCTCTCCGAACTTGACGGTAAAAGTATCCGCGAACAAGGGACGAAGTTCGCGTTGGATGAACAATTAAGGAAATCCATTTTGATTCTGGAAGGGGATTGGACAAAGAAAAATATTGATTTTGACATTGACCTGGAAAGGATAACCTACTGGGGAGATGAGCATCTGCTTCAGCAGGTATGGCTTAATCTTATTCAAAATGCCATAAAGTTTTCCCATCAAAATGGGGTTATTCGGGTGAGTCTCCAGAGACAGGATGGCGGCATCCGGGTGGATATCGCGGATCAGGGAAAAGGCATCTCCGCTGCAGATAAGGAGCATATTTTTGACCGTTTTTATAAGGCAGACAAATCCCGCTCCAGAGAAGGAAATGGCTTGGGCCTAGCCATAGTGAAGAGAATCATTGAGCTTTCCGGTGGGAGAGTATCCGTGGAAAGCGAATTGGACGAAGGATCGATATTTACAGTGGAGCTGCCATGTAGGTTATGAGACATGCTATAACCCATATCTAGGATTCGGATAACATGAAATGGTATAATCATAATATAAGCACATCAAAGGAGTGTCACCACTTGGAGCGAGATTATAGCCATATTCAAAATAGAGAAGGAATCAGGATTTATTATCGACAGATGCTCCCCCCAAATCCTAAGGCTGTGGTAGTGATCAGCCATGGCTATGCGGAGCATTCGAGCTTTTATGTTCAGTTTATGGAGTTTTTAGCTGAGCATGGCTATGGAGCTTATGCTTTGGATCATCGGGGCCATGGGCGTTCAGAGGCTGAACGAGGTCATTTGGACCAGTTTGAGGTGTTCTTAGAGGATCTGGATGTCTTCGTGGATTATGTTCAGGGGCTTCATCCCACACTCCCTCTTTTTATGTTTGGTCATAGTATGGGAGGCTTAATCAGTTTTAACTACGGAATTCTCCACCCAGAAAAATTACAGGGACAGGTTTTCAGCGGAGCCGCCTTGGATAGGCCTGCGGGGACGGAAACTATTCCCGCCTTTCTCTTCAAATTTTTGAATGTAGTGCTCAAGTGGTTCAAGATCCGTCCTAAATTGAGCGGCAAGACAACCCGGAATATGGAGGTGCGCAAAATTTCCGATGGGGATCCTTTAGTTTTGAAGTATGCAACCCTTGGTTTTTTCTATCAGTTTGCCTGCCGAGGGGTGGCCTTTGCACAGGAAAAAGCCGACCATTACCGGTTGCCCTGCCTCATGCTCCACGGAACCGATGATCAGATCGTTTCCTATAAGGTCTCCCAAAGGATATTCCCTAGGATTTCCTCCCGGGATAAGACCCTCAAGCTTTATGAGGGGCTTTATCATGAACTGATCCATGAGCCGGAGCGGGAAGAAGTCCTGGCGGATATCGTGGGCTGGTTGGATCAGAGGGTGAATAGTGGGGGAGAAGTCGGTTAATAATGAAGAAGAAGTCTTTGTCAATGAGGTGAAATGCTTTGAAGAAAGAGGCAGCGGCAGAGGTTAATTTGCCACCAAAGAGACAGCCCAATCAAAGAACTAAGGATCAAGAGCTTGAGACCGGTTCTCCCGAAGATAAAAGCCCTGACGATATGGAGATATATGAGTAAAAGATAAAAGAGATACAGTATACTACAAAATATCACTGAGTTTTTAAACAAACAGCAGATTTTTTACAGTCTGCTGTTTTTATATTTAATATTTGTTTGAAAATCTGGAAAAATAGCAGGAATATGCCTGAGGATGGCATAATTATAACATGAATATTAAATAATAAATTCACAAGTTTAGAGATTGGTAAAGGGTTAGAGGTGTAAATATGGTGAAGAGAAGCTGGGGTTCCCGGATCTGCATCATGGTAGGGATCGTCGGGATTCTCGATACAATCATCGTGACTGCTCTTAAGGGAGGGGTCAATCTGGGGACCATCCTACCCGCGGGGGCGGGAGGTTTGTTCTTGCTATGGGGATTATGGGGTAATGAGTTTAAAAAAAGACTTTTAAAAGAGCGGTATCCATGGTTGCGCAAGCTAATCCGTTGGGGAATAGTCCTGTTGCTTGGCTCCTTTTTCATGATTGAGGGGCTACTGCTTTGGAATACAGAGGATACCATACCCGAGCATGGAGAAGTTTTGATCATCCTGGGAGCGGGTCTGAATGGGGACCAACTTTCCTGGACACTTTGGGAAAGGGTGAATAAGGGGGTAGAGATTTTAGAAGAAAATCCTCAGATGAAGGTCGTGGTTTCCGGCGGACAAGGACCGGGAGAATGGGTTCCAGAGGCTGAAGCTATGGCTCAATACTTGATGGGACAGGGAATTGCCCCGGAACGAATACTAAAAGAAACTCGTTCCACCAGTACGATGGAGAATTTCCGGTTTTCCCGTTTTGTACTTGATCAGGTAGAGGGCTTCGATCCAGCTGAACCGGTACTGGTGATCACCAGTGACTTTCATATGTTTCGTTCCAAAATTTTAGCCGGGCGCAATGGGCTGAATCCTGTGGGGGTACCTTGCTCTACCCCTTGGTATATCAGACCCAATGCTTATCTTCGCGAGTATTTTGCTGTGGTGAAGTCCATTCTCTTTGACTGGTAAAGACGTTTTGAAGAAGGAGGATTAGCACTATGCTCAAAGGGAGTTATGGAGACGAATTCTCATTAAGAATTGTGGGGTATGAGTTTCCTGATATGGATAATGATTTGGGATTTGACTCTAATTGGCTGATCGTTGAGGTCCATTGTAAACATGGGGAAAAGACCTGGGTTAAAAGAGACCCGAGTCTCTTAACTTGGGAAGTCGGGATTCTGATTAAATGGTTACGGGATATACTTTATAAACAACCGGGGTCTGAGGTGTTGGAATTTATTGAGCCTAACCTTCTCTTTCAGGTTCTTAGAGGAGAAGATGAAGAGATCCAGACTTTGCAAGTTACCTTAGGTCATGAGACCTGCCCTGATTGGGTCCGTACCCGCCGTAAACCTGCTTATTTCTCTATGGATTTCCCTATTAACCCTGAGGATATCGAGACCCTGTGCAAGTCCCTGGAGTCGGATTTGTTGGTCTATCCACGGCGGCTTCAAGGTATCAAAG
Coding sequences within it:
- a CDS encoding WapI family immunity protein gives rise to the protein MLKGSYGDEFSLRIVGYEFPDMDNDLGFDSNWLIVEVHCKHGEKTWVKRDPSLLTWEVGILIKWLRDILYKQPGSEVLEFIEPNLLFQVLRGEDEEIQTLQVTLGHETCPDWVRTRRKPAYFSMDFPINPEDIETLCKSLESDLLVYPRRLQGIKGLEPSPRDRLRIVKKDKD
- a CDS encoding ABC transporter ATP-binding protein, which gives rise to MAEVLKMQNIFKKYIMGEEELEVLHNVNLAVNSGEFLSILGPSGSGKSTMMNIIGCLDVPTAGEYLLSGHNIDDLDETELAAIRNKEIGFVFQNFQLLPRLSALQNVELPLIYAGIPATERKQRAMKMLEQVGLADKMKNLPNQLSGGQQQRVAIARALVTEPTILLADEPTGALDQKTGAQVMELFEELNHEGRTIIMITHDIGIARHAQRVVNILDGYLTEQEV
- a CDS encoding M48 family metallopeptidase, whose protein sequence is MPSSLKLGKTIIPYEERKSPRTKRISIRITPEKVRVSAPVRTSKGEIQAFIEKNQEWILENWLKLQETAVKPLRVYETGEKVSYLGKELNLEIMDTPHKMISAFYRKDLETLEIKMPQELQGEQRQEAVREILEKWYKQKARAVYLQKLNFWSCQMGVTYNQFRLKEQKTRWGSCSSLGNINLNWRAIMAPEPVLDYLVIHELSHLLYLNHSPDFWENVARYCPEHAVHRRWLREKGHSLVI
- a CDS encoding sensor histidine kinase, whose translation is MKKRFYLKSIYTKFALIFLGIWWFLNSLTFWIVMGIMRNSAFTELAIDRMEFFAEFQRIRFATGLTFQISAVTGTIIILLAVRRIVKPIQLISEASKEVAKGNFNTQVNIKRNDEIGRLAADFNLMAKELRSIDTIHKDFVSNVSHEFKTPITSIKGFAKLIQEGQLSEEQLKEYSDTIVNESERLSLLSSNLLRLSELDGKSIREQGTKFALDEQLRKSILILEGDWTKKNIDFDIDLERITYWGDEHLLQQVWLNLIQNAIKFSHQNGVIRVSLQRQDGGIRVDIADQGKGISAADKEHIFDRFYKADKSRSREGNGLGLAIVKRIIELSGGRVSVESELDEGSIFTVELPCRL
- a CDS encoding YdcF family protein yields the protein MVKRSWGSRICIMVGIVGILDTIIVTALKGGVNLGTILPAGAGGLFLLWGLWGNEFKKRLLKERYPWLRKLIRWGIVLLLGSFFMIEGLLLWNTEDTIPEHGEVLIILGAGLNGDQLSWTLWERVNKGVEILEENPQMKVVVSGGQGPGEWVPEAEAMAQYLMGQGIAPERILKETRSTSTMENFRFSRFVLDQVEGFDPAEPVLVITSDFHMFRSKILAGRNGLNPVGVPCSTPWYIRPNAYLREYFAVVKSILFDW
- a CDS encoding efflux RND transporter periplasmic adaptor subunit produces the protein MSKKRNTKFKWIVTGMIAVVIVGVAMTALMKPAPLAYESVVAKTGDITTYYSFSGNVETKDRQTVTADKMMQVSEIKVKEGDLVEEGTVLIKTTSGEEIKAKIRGEVAHLNVDEKAQVMAGTQLLEVVDYDNLEIQVKVDEYDIASLDKGKEASIKIGAINKEIKGKIRSISKEGQIINGVTFFTATIDLEKAENIRIGMSAEVKVVSNEVKGVITLPMTAIQFDENNKPYVFKNGEKDTVVKADIETGINDGTTVEVKSGVVSEEKILYKKAAATLGTDFSRGGMNRPGGEE
- a CDS encoding nitroreductase family protein codes for the protein MNFLELAQKRRSLRSYLPNPVEQEKLEYVLECARLAPSWKNLQCWRFIVVEDEASRQELTTAYAETNPGRKALLQAPLIVVLCGVPSESEVWEGKDYMMLDAGLAMEHLILAAAEQGLGTCWQGLFSEDKVREILKVPENVRVLAMTPLGYPAEERNPRPRKDMSQIVFKGTWGENN
- a CDS encoding ABC transporter permease yields the protein MLLESIKMSYENIVRNKLRSFLTMLGIVIGVASIIALITIVQGATNSISNQVTELGANKIIVNVMGTPLKQGLNDEDLRNISQVENISGVSPTISGKTGIITDGKVLENVTVQGKNEVYFQTDSSLLQSGRPINVLDLASKNQVAIIGSDIVNELYYGVDPIGKELVVNGTTYSVIGTLKASSGFSMGSNNDSVVIPYTTALRSLGVKNISSLDVFLEDATLADDTVTEIKGVLHPAFNYKDDAYTIFNMGDMIESFETMMSMMSMLLAGIAGISLVVGGIGIMNMMLVSITERTMEIGLRKALGATPNRIQLQFVIESIFLSIVGGVIGLVLGALIAYGASLLIGTEFAISIATIALAVGFSGVVGIVFGYAPARKASRLNPIDALRSL
- a CDS encoding alpha/beta hydrolase, yielding MLPPNPKAVVVISHGYAEHSSFYVQFMEFLAEHGYGAYALDHRGHGRSEAERGHLDQFEVFLEDLDVFVDYVQGLHPTLPLFMFGHSMGGLISFNYGILHPEKLQGQVFSGAALDRPAGTETIPAFLFKFLNVVLKWFKIRPKLSGKTTRNMEVRKISDGDPLVLKYATLGFFYQFACRGVAFAQEKADHYRLPCLMLHGTDDQIVSYKVSQRIFPRISSRDKTLKLYEGLYHELIHEPEREEVLADIVGWLDQRVNSGGEVG
- a CDS encoding response regulator transcription factor — translated: MVNILVVDDNESIRRLMKTYLIRDGYNVFIAADGLEALDLLAQEHIDLIILDIMMPHMDGYTLAKELRALQYNLPLLMITAKETIEDKKKGFAVGTDDYMVKPIDFDEMLLRVAALLRRAKISNENKIVIGDITLDYETLTVTTKTETIMLPQKEFYLLFKLLSYSKRIFTRQELMDEIWGFDSDTDERTVDVHIKRLREKFDKYEEFKIITVRGLGYKVEKF